One genomic segment of Streptomyces sp. RKND-216 includes these proteins:
- a CDS encoding SsgA family sporulation/cell division regulator, translated as MYVAVERELEFWLAMSPKRGISVPARLSYREDDPLAVHFTFHVGTEAPVEWSFARDLLAEGLRRPCGRGDVRLWPTTVAGRAVLYVALASLDGDALLTVPAEEVRSWLHLTHRLVAPGTESIAQALDAELDAVLAAAPTSEAPTDDL; from the coding sequence ATGTATGTCGCGGTCGAACGCGAGTTGGAGTTCTGGCTGGCGATGTCGCCCAAGCGCGGCATCTCGGTGCCGGCGCGGCTGAGTTACCGGGAGGACGATCCGCTCGCAGTGCACTTCACCTTCCACGTCGGCACCGAGGCGCCGGTCGAGTGGAGTTTCGCGCGCGACCTGCTGGCCGAGGGGCTGCGCAGACCCTGCGGGCGCGGAGACGTCCGACTGTGGCCGACGACCGTCGCCGGCCGCGCCGTGCTGTACGTGGCGCTCGCCTCGCTCGACGGCGACGCGCTGCTGACCGTGCCCGCCGAGGAGGTGCGCTCCTGGCTGCACCTCACCCACCGGCTGGTCGCCCCCGGCACCGAGTCCATCGCCCAGGCGCTGGACGCGGAACTGGACGCCGTACTGGCCGCCGCGCCGACGAGCGAGGCGCCGACCGACGACCTGTAG
- a CDS encoding class I SAM-dependent methyltransferase codes for MTVGFSGDVAEYYAKYRRGYPEQALDALQETFALTRDDLVLDLGCGTGQLAVPLAARVRAVLGLDPEPDMLRLARATAAEQDVHNVSWLLGADTDVPALGTALGPRVLGAAVIGQAVHWMRHEELFRALSPLIRPGGGVAVLANGTPLWLQDTDWSRSLRDCLEAYFRQPLRATCGTGDQDRLDYARGLRDAGFTGVRELAVEYEDRLGVEQLVGTVFSAIPAEDLPAPPDRPALAARIRAALPDVHHVTETVRVSLVLGRAPHPVSPDNAAGAPPGERPARTFPAAQA; via the coding sequence ATGACGGTGGGCTTCAGCGGCGATGTCGCCGAGTACTACGCGAAGTACCGGCGCGGCTACCCGGAGCAGGCGCTGGACGCCCTCCAGGAGACGTTCGCGCTGACCCGCGACGACCTCGTGCTCGACCTCGGGTGCGGCACCGGACAACTCGCGGTGCCCCTCGCCGCTCGCGTCCGCGCCGTCCTGGGCCTCGACCCCGAGCCCGACATGCTGCGCCTCGCGCGCGCCACGGCTGCCGAGCAGGACGTGCACAACGTCTCCTGGCTACTCGGCGCCGACACCGACGTCCCGGCGCTGGGTACGGCCCTCGGCCCTCGCGTCCTGGGGGCGGCCGTCATCGGCCAGGCCGTGCACTGGATGCGCCACGAGGAGCTGTTCCGCGCCCTCTCTCCGCTGATCCGCCCCGGTGGAGGCGTCGCGGTGCTGGCCAACGGCACCCCGTTGTGGCTCCAGGACACCGACTGGTCGAGATCCCTCCGCGACTGCCTGGAGGCGTACTTCCGCCAGCCGCTGCGCGCCACCTGCGGCACCGGAGACCAGGACCGTCTGGACTACGCCCGGGGACTGCGCGACGCCGGATTCACCGGCGTGCGGGAGCTGGCCGTGGAGTACGAGGACCGGCTCGGCGTGGAGCAGCTCGTCGGCACCGTCTTCTCGGCCATCCCCGCGGAGGACCTGCCCGCGCCGCCCGACCGCCCGGCACTCGCCGCGCGCATCCGCGCCGCGCTGCCGGACGTGCACCATGTCACCGAGACGGTACGGGTGTCTCTGGTGCTCGGTCGGGCGCCCCACCCCGTGTCGCCCGACAACGCCGCGGGCGCGCCGCCCGGAGAACGTCCCGCACGAACCTTTCCGGCCGCTCAGGCGTAG